A single Aspergillus chevalieri M1 DNA, chromosome 3, nearly complete sequence DNA region contains:
- the HST2 gene encoding Sir2 histone deacetylase Hst2 (COG:B,K;~EggNog:ENOG410PFFE;~InterPro:IPR029035,IPR003000,IPR026590,IPR026591;~PFAM:PF02146;~go_function: GO:0070403 - NAD+ binding [Evidence IEA]) has translation MSSNTSSPSNLSTVATLLKTTPPLKIVVLAGAGISTAANVPDFRSAQTGLYAKLAPLNLPYPEAIFDINFFKHTPEPFYAIARARKPRNLRPTLTHAFLALLAKKDLLHFIFTQNIDGLEEDAGVPTSHVLPVHGNWKSQQCYRCKRGYPDDLMERAIETGEVPYCLKEGCVGVVKPDVVFFGQDLSREFEEKEKTKLPEADVMLVLGTSLKVAPCARLPRGVREGVPRVLINLEPAGDIGNRDGDVVALGQCDEVISALSEELGWAEELDGLWKEAVAAKAHCEDEQGEQPSLDELIARCAEKIGPKPVTAGHRRMLEDHLCTKFAGILPGKV, from the coding sequence ATGTCTTCCAACACCTCATCTCCAAGCAACCTCTCAACAGTCGCCACCCTCCTCAAAACTACCCCACCCCTCAAGATCGTCGTCCTCGCTGGCGCCGGCATCTCAACAGCAGCCAACGTCCCCGACTTCCGCTCCGCACAAACAGGCCTCTACGCCAAACTCGCCCCGCTCAATCTCCCCTACCCCGAAGCAATCTTTGACATCAACTTCTTCAAACACACTCCCGAGCCATTCTACGCGATTGCCCGCGCCCGCAAACCCCGCAATTTGCGCCCCACACTCACACATGCATTCCTCGCTCTTCTCGCGAAGAAAGACCTGCTTCATTTTATTTTCACGCAGAATATCGATGGATTGGAAGAAGATGCTGGTGTTCCGACGAGCCATGTCTTACCTGTGCATGGAAATTGGAAGTCGCAGCAATGTTATCGGTGTAAGAGGGGTTATCCGGACGATTTGATGGAGAGGGCGATTGAAACAGGCGAGGTACCGTATTGCCTCAAGGAAGGGTGTGTGGGGGTGGTTAAGCCAGACGTGGTGTTTTTTGGGCAGGATTTGTCTAGGGAGTttgaggagaaggaaaagacaaAGTTACCTGAGGCGGATGTCATGCTTGTGCTTGGGACTTCGTTGAAGGTTGCTCCTTGTGCGAGGTTACCGAGGGGTGTGAGAGAGGGTGTGCCTAGGGTATTGATCAATTTGGAGCCCGCCGGGGATATTGGGAATAGAGATGGGGATGTTGTTGCTTTGGGGCAATGTGACGAGGTTATTAGTGCGTTAAGTGAGGAACTGGGGTGGGCGGAAGAGTTGGATGGTTTGTGGAAGGAGGCTGTTGCAGCCAAGGCTCACTGTGAGGATGAACAGGGAGAACAGCCAAGTCTAGATGAGTTGATTGCGAGGTGTGCTGAGAAGATCGGGCCAAAGCCTGTAACTGCCGGTCATCGGCGGATGCTAGAGGATCATCTTTGTACTAAGTTTGCCGGGATTTTACCTGGCAAGGTTTGA
- a CDS encoding uncharacterized protein (COG:S;~EggNog:ENOG410PPHW;~TransMembrane:3 (i226-245o251-269i276-294o)), which produces MQPLTKSPRGRRSPPSDDIEKQLIQAVPVPQPLTSDQPAGYPRYSAYIAADETSQIYRRFSTLRTRLLLSKQDSLSVLENKLDKIDRGEKCKVFLGSRRRDRNQERHNVLLQIEAELAGYDELVERSARVARLTQAQRRDVEGLRKWVDGNGCIAREESRYLGHGGDLFTFSSEDEDPLSRLERSVEDALVPFFRSYYKKQASEDTPPDVSTPSAFLAKRVARASMAAIITTVLLLPMLVCSFLPSLIARVAITAISVMVLIAMVSGFTKARSIEVLAASAIYATVMMVLVTNGS; this is translated from the exons ATGCAACCCTTGACCAAATCGCCGCGTGGCCGGCGCAGCCCGCCCAGCGACGATATTGAGAAACAATTGATACAAGCCG TTCCAGTACCCCAACCACTTACCTCAGACCAACCGGCCGGATACCCCCGGTACTCAGCATACATCGCAGCCGACGAAACTTCTCAGATCTACCGCCGCTTCTCGACCCTTCGAACAAGACTACTCCTCTCCAAACAAGACTCGCTATCCGTCCTCGAGAACAAACTTGATAAGATCGATCGTGGAGAGAAGTGTAAGGTGTTTCTGGGGAGTAGACGAAGGGATCGGAATCAGGAGAGGCATAATGTACTGTTGCAGATTGAGGCTGAGTTAGCTGGATACG ATGAACTTGTCGAGCGAAGCGCACGGGTTGCTCGTTTGACGCAGGCTCAGAGACGGGATGTTGAGGGGTTGAGAAAGTGGGTTGATGGGAATGGGTGTATAGCACGAGAGGAGAGTAGGTATCTTGGACATGGGGGGGATCTGTTTACGTTTAGttcggaggatgaggacCCTTTGTCTCGACTTGAACGGTCTGTGGAGGATGCTTTAGTTCCGTTCTTTAGGAGCTATTACAAg aaacaagCATCCGAAGACACACCACCTGACGTCTCCACCCCATCAGCATTTCTCGCAAAAAGAGTCGCCCGAGCATCAATGGCTGCAATTATCACAACCGTTCTTCTATTACCAATGCTCGTATGCAGCTTCCTGCCCAGTCTCATTGCTCGAGTGGCTATTACCGCCATCTCGGTTATGGTCTTGATTGCAATGGTGTCTGGGTTTACGAAAGCGAGGAGCATTGAGGTTCTTGCTGCGAGTGCTAT ATATGCCACTGTTATGATGGTGCTTGTTACGAATGGGTCGTGA
- a CDS encoding uncharacterized protein (COG:S;~EggNog:ENOG410PNKJ) yields MTIKFGALGPNPMTKQAVFHNGGDIEIGPFTLADIAEAIVRILDPANFADTANQAAYIYSAAVTERKLTVIVSKILGVDFGSVENGSVPYVNIGELMEKAKGQLAAGDISGMLNYYYVMMYEEGYGGKDFRKFSWNERLGIRLMSDDELEKAIREILA; encoded by the coding sequence ATGACCATCAAGTTTGGTGCATTGGGCCCCAACCCGATGACCAAACAGGCAGTTTTTCACAACGGTGGGGACATCGAAATTGGGCCTTTTACGTTGGCTGATATTGCTGAGGCTATTGTTCGAATCTTGGATCCTGCCAATTTCGCGGATACTGCGAACCAGGCAGCCTATATTTACTCTGCTGCTGTCACAGAGCGGAAGTTGACGGTGATAGTGTCAAAGATACTGGGTGTTGACTTTGGGTCTGTTGAGAATGGGAGTGTCCCTTACGTGAATATTGGTGAGTTGATGGAGAAGGCGAAGGGGCAGTTGGCAGCGGGTGATATCTCTGGGATGCTCAATTACTACTATGTGATGATGTACGAGGAGGGCTATGGCGGGAAGGACTTCAGAAAGTTTTCTTGGAATGAGCGCTTGGGGATACGGTTGATGAGTGATgatgagctggagaaggCTATTCGTGAGATTCTTGCTTAG
- a CDS encoding uncharacterized protein (COG:Q;~EggNog:ENOG410PHSG;~InterPro:IPR020946,IPR036188,IPR000960;~PFAM:PF07992,PF13738;~go_function: GO:0004499 - N,N-dimethylaniline monooxygenase activity [Evidence IEA];~go_function: GO:0050660 - flavin adenine dinucleotide binding [Evidence IEA];~go_function: GO:0050661 - NADP binding [Evidence IEA];~go_process: GO:0055114 - oxidation-reduction process [Evidence IEA]) translates to MVGVHVKRVTVIGAGPAGAIAVDALAQEKAFGIIRVFERREAPGGCWIGDSSQPPTLSDFASLATRTADTPLPIPEELPAQTPKSDQPRFSESSIYPYLETNIDCLPMQFSQEPIPKERSELSISRYGPETPFRRWDVVQRYIKGLVERRGYSDWISYNTTVERVEKVGAEWKVILRKDGQHSDYWWVEWFDAVVVANGHYWVPYVPSIEGLEEFEKARPGSVLHSKHFRGQAAFAGKRVVIVGASVSAADIAFDLAEVAKAPVHAITIGHGANGYFGDEAFKNPRIQNHPSIERVSNRTVHLVDGNSITDVDHIIFGTGYSWTLPFLPQVPVRNNRVPELYQHVVWQRDPTLLFIGAVAAGLTFKVFEWQSVLAARLLAGRATLPPLDEMRRWEAERIKARGDGVKFTLLFPDFEDYFETVRRLAGEREEGKGRQLPKFRREWVRAFLDGHDRRKNMWKKLNENSRAALRNTEAIQKRSRL, encoded by the exons ATGGTCGGCGTGCATGTTAAGCGGGTAACCGTCATTGGCGCCGGCCCGGCAGGGGCCATTGCGGTCGACGCGCTGGCGCAAGAAAAGGCTTTCGGCATTATCCGTGTCTTCGAGCGCCGTGAGGCCCCAGGGGGCTGCTG GATTGGCGACTCATCCCAGCCTCCAACGCTTTCTGATTTCGCATCTCTGGCCACGAGAACTGCTGATACCCCATTGCCTATTCCTGAGGAACTGCCCGCGCAGACGCCGAAGTCCGACCAGCCTCGTTTTTCTGAGTCATCCATTTACCCGTACCTGGAAACAAATATTGACTGCTTGCCCATGCAGTTTAGCCAGGAGCCTATTCCAAAGGAGCGGAGTGAGCTCTCTATATCGCGCTACGGACCTGAGACCCCGTTTCGCAGGTGGGACGTAGTTCAAAGATACATCAAAGGTTTGGTGGAGCGCAGGGGCTACAGCGACTGGATTTCATACAATACCACAGTGGAGCGGGTCGAGAAGGTGGGAGCGGAGTGGAAAGTAATACTCCGAAAGGATGGACAGCACAGTGATTATTGGTGGGTTGAGTGGTTTGACGCCGTTGTCGTGGCGAATGGGCACTACTGGGTACCATACGTACCCTCAATAGAGGGCCTAGAGGAGTTCGAGAAGGCGAGGCCAGGAAGTGTGCTCCACAGCAAGCATTTCCGTGGTCAAGCGGCATTTGCGGGCAAG CGAGTAGTCATTGTGGGAGCATCTGTTTCAGCGGCCGACATCGCATTCGATCTTGCAGAAGTAGCAAAGGCTCCAGTACATGCAATCACAATCGGACATGGAGCTAATGGGTACTTTGGCGACGAGGCGTTCAAGAACCCCAGGATACAAAACCATCCATCAATAGAGCGGGTCTCAAACAGGACTGTACATCTGGTGGATGGCAACAGCATCACGGATGTTGATCATATCATCTTTGGCACAGGCTACAGCTGGACGCTGCCATTTCTACCACAAGTTCCAGTTCGCAACAACCGGGTCCCCGAACTGTATCAGCATGTTGTTTGGCAAAGAGACCCGACGCTGTTGTTCATCGGCGCCGTCGCGGCTGGTCTGACGTTCAAGGTTTTCGAATGGCAATCGGTTCTTGCTGCCCGGCTGCTTGCCGGTCGAGCCACTCTACCACCTCTGGACGAGATGAGAAGATGGGAAGCAGAACGTATCAAGGCTCGCGGTGATGGTGTGAAATTTACGCTGCTCTTCCCGGATTTCGAAGACTACTTCGAGACTGTCAGACGCCTAGCTGgtgagagagaagagggtaAAGGCCGCCAGCTGCCTAAGTTCCGCCGTGAATGGGTGAGGGCATTCCTCGACGGACACGATCGCCGCAAGAATATGTGGAAGAAGTTGAATGAAAATTCTCGGGCTGCTTTGAGGAATACTGAAGCTATCCAGAAGCGATCTCGGCTCTGA
- a CDS encoding fungal specific transcription factor domain-containing protein (COG:K;~EggNog:ENOG410PHTN;~InterPro:IPR007219;~PFAM:PF04082;~go_function: GO:0003677 - DNA binding [Evidence IEA];~go_function: GO:0008270 - zinc ion binding [Evidence IEA];~go_process: GO:0006351 - transcription, DNA-templated [Evidence IEA]), translated as MIHVAIARPPISEVVARLRQLEQEVERLHSGSPADGHDVPSSVTSRSDALHANNNEGKLIVKEGKSRYVGDEASVVLGDKDICNNSPPEEDVDESGPSVLQFVSILGNDWVPDALHSSTYICPEHTQELWRIYQINVAPLIAIIHRPSVEEMVYQVSDSLNPDPAHVVLLLSVCYAAIVSMDQDQCIEILGEDSETCIQKYKLAMDQALVRANFIKSQNIHVLQAAVLFLLCLRRKGDTRLVWAASAVVVRVAQGQGLHRDGQHLGLSPFDTEIRRRLWWHICILDMLCSGNQGTDFQIQPGMFDTQLPSNIEYDCEIFANLYWPNKFIEAKLSRDDQENLVKSLATRLENQYLKHLDLDIPVQWMHATIARLSLSKTWLLVHYKTADGSAISQEPADEAFNIAIEVVKFAHLLHTNESTSQWAWLCKSYEQWHAVAFILSELCARPITPETNHAWEVVTEVYRQWQEDNTQTSLILRKPISRLMQRAALSRAAKVEVAPSNQLAGNSSSMGAPLAKFASNSEVLSHDMYDLALPDMEWLWEPLL; from the exons ATGATCCATGTGGCCATTGC GCGGCCGCCTATATCTGAGGTTGTTGCGCGTTTGAGGCAATTGGAGCAGGAGGTGGAGAGGCTTCATTCTGGGTCTCCTGCGGACGGTCATGACGTACCTTCAAGTGTGACTTCGCGTTCGGATGCACTGCATGCGAACAATAATGAGGGCAAATTGATCGTCAAGGAGGGAAAGAGTCGGTATGTGGGCGATGAGGCGTCTGTTGTCCTTGGGGATAAG GATATTTGTAACAATTCTCCTCCCGAAGAAGATGTTGACGAGTCAGGTCCTTCTGTCCTACAGTTCGTCAGTATCCTCGGAAACGACTGGGTTCCTGATGCATTGCACAGCAGCACCTATATCTGCCCTGAGCATACCCAGGAGCTGTGGCGTATCTATCAAATTAACGTTGCTCCGCTGATAGCAATCATCCATAGACCGTCTGTCGAAGAGATGGTTTATCAGGTATCTGATAGTCTTAATCCAGATCCTGCCCATGTGGTTTTGCTACTATCGGTTTGTTATGCCGCCATTGTCAGTATGGACCAGGACCAGTGTATCGAGATACTGGGCGAAGACAGCGAGACATGTATCCAGAAATACAAATTAGCCATGGACCAAGCCTTGGTTAGAGCCAACTTTATTAAATCCCAGAACATCCATGTTCTACAAGCAGCCGTACTGTTCCTGCTCTGTCTCCGCCGGAAAGGAGATACGAGGCTTGTATGGGCTGCATCTGCCGTTGTAGTTCGTGTCGCTCAGGGACAGGGTCTCCACCGCGATGGACAACATTTGGGACTGAGCCCCTTTGATACGGAGATCCGTCGTCGACTGTGGTGGCATATATGCATTTTGGACATGCTCTGCTCAGGAAATCAGGGAACAGATTTCCAGATTCAGCCTGGGATGTTTGACACGCAACTTCCATCTAACATTGAGTATGAT TGCGAGATATTCGCCAACCTCTACTGGCCGAATAAATTTATCGAAGCCAAATTATCCAGAGACGATCAAGAGAACCTCGTGAAATCTCTGGCAACTCGACTCGAGAATCAATACCTGAAACATCTGGATCTGGACATTCCAGTACAATGGATGCACGCAACAATTGCCAGACTCAGTCTCTCCAAAACATGGTTATTAGTTCATTACAAAACCGCTGATGGATCGGCCATTTCCCAAGAACCCGCTGACGAAGCTTTCAATATAGCCATCGAGGTTGTCAAGTTTGCCCACTTACTGCACACCAATGAGAGCACCTCTCAATGGGCCTGGTTATGCAAAAGCTACGAACAATGGCACGCAGTGGCATTCATTCTCTCAGAACTCTGCGCTCGCCCGATAACTCCAGAAACCAACCACGCATGGGAAGTGGTTACCGAGGTATATAGACAATGGCAGGAAGATAATACGCAAACAAGTCTGATTCTCCGGAAACCTATCTCGCGGTTGATGCAACGCGCGGCACTGTCGAGGGCGGCTAAGGTGGAAGTAGCGCCATCTAACCAACTTGCAGGAAATAGTTCATCCATGGGTGCTCCGTTGGCAAAATTCGCGTCTAATTCGGAAGTCCTTTCACACGACATGTATGACCTAGCTCTACCGGATATGGAATGGCTTTGGGAACCATTGTTATAA
- a CDS encoding WD40 repeat domain-containing protein (COG:S;~EggNog:ENOG410PJES;~InterPro:IPR015943,IPR001680,IPR011044,IPR017986, IPR019775;~go_function: GO:0005515 - protein binding [Evidence IEA]) — protein sequence MTPQDALNHPRPHPHTQSLSAFTAVSQYPYAVPSDSEPQPVSEVVNAAVINRDPLPPSTANSRTTETEPETDEETETLRVRPRRPNSSEDFVTNGYGYGQGRRGSGRRRWMIMTAEGGRGSEVEIESPFGDVRSVSPVGILREEDRGAEGDEFMASYPDLFDPVDPRGRRGYGYEYDDGDGSPGIDLFGPRAAGAGMRGFDDEGVGLTRMAQMFDEDDFGEETEGRGGSEMGSQYSMDLLGQEAADEDGLEENEDEDDGQGGEEIVIGGGGMGMLNVGAHNLATFDDEFPVTTYERNFTIDQFVQQWVCQSHAQIGSDQLFIAPQRSSILLSANRPEKVVRPAGGNRMDFFDLQQIPWWETLRAKRADARTQRDLWYRPYMNLQHTPHETAKRLRPNEFYFREKAMYSKHRASIEHFQLRNLMSVPAYNTVHFASEWRLYSWVPAYDDLTCLMDLSRPTTWENSVFHSPVKISTMKTAHGVSIVGGFAGEYAIRAEGDNTPTTLIPGTTSPASTPSIHGFVTRDPNGITNHIDIIPHRTSRNPMGIFASNDNHLRTLDIETDTFMSDYDLSRAVNCTSTSPDGRLRVVVGDSPDALVIEADTGRPVQPLRGHRDFGFACAWSPDMLHVATGNQDKTTIIWDARMWKPITMLSSDISGYRSLHYSPVGGGPRTLLMTEPADRIAIVDAQTYTSRQVHDFFGEIAGADFSPDGDEIWVANSDDVYGGFMEFERRVWGKRAEAGEREGELGDDGRCVVGSARERGMRFLGGLSWEEYEMLLL from the exons CATACTCAATCTCTATCCGCATTCACCGCCGTCTCGCAATACCCCTACGCCGTCCCCTCGGACTCGGAGCCGCAACCCGTGTCCGAGGTCGTCAACGCCGCCGTAATCAATCGCGACCCATTACCACCCAGCACCGCAAACTCCAGGACTACGGAAACAGAACCAGAAACAGACgaagaaacagaaacccTCCGCGTACGCCCGCGGCGCCCCAACTCCTCCGAAGACTTCGTCACCAACGGCTATGGCTACGGACAGGGCCGTCGCGGCAGCGGTCGCCGTCGCTGGATGATCATGACAGCTGAAGGCGGGCGCGGGAGCGAAGTCGAGATCGAGTCCCCTTTTGGAGATGTCAGATCTGTTTCGCCGGTGGGGATACTTAGGGAGGAGGATAGGGGCGCGGAGGGAGATGAGTTTATGGCATCGTATCCGGATCTGTTCGATCCGGTCGATCCGCGGGGTAGGAGGGGCTATGGGTATGAATATGATGATGGGGATGGTTCTCCGGGGATTGATCTTTTTGGGCCAAGGGCTGCGGGGGCAGGGATGCGTgggtttgatgatgagggggTTGGGTTGACGCGGATGGCGCAGAtgtttgatgaggatgatttTGGAGAAGAGAcggaaggaaggggagggagTGAGATGGGTTCACAGTACAGTATGGATCTTCTGGGCCAGGAGGCggctgatgaggatgggCTTGAAGAgaatgaggatgaggatgacggCCAGGGCGGGGAGGAGATTGttattggtggtggtggaatgGGAATGCTGAATGTCGGCGCGCACAATTTGGCGACTTTTGATGATGAGTTTCCGGTGACTA CGTACGAGCGGAATTTCACTATTGACCAGTTCGTCCAACAATGGGTTTGCCAGTCACACGCACAAATCGGAAGCGACCAACTCTTCATTGCACCACAACGCAGCTCAATCCTGCTTAGCGCAAATCGCCCAGAAAAAGTCGTCCGTCCTGCCGGCGGTAACCGGATGGACTTTTTCGACCTCCAGCAGATCCCCTGGTGGGAAACGTTGAGGGCTAAGCGCGCAGACGCACGCACGCAGCGCGATCTGTGGTATCGGCCGTACATGAACTTGCAGCACACACCGCATGAAACGGCTAAGAGACTACGGCCGAATGAATTCTACTTTCGCGAAAAGGCTATGTACAGCAAGCACCGGGCGTCGATTGAGCATTTCCAACTGCGCAATTTGATGTCCGTCCCGGCGTACAACACCGTGCATTTTGCTAGCGAATGGCGGCTATATTCTTGGGTGCCGGCATACGACGATCTAACCTGCCTGATGGATCTATCACGCCCGACAACATGGGAAAACAGCGTCTTTCACAGCCCCGTCAAGATCTCCACAATGAAAACCGCCCACGGCGTCTCAATCGTAGGCGGTTTTGCCGGCGAATACGCCATCCGCGCAGAAGGCGACAACACCCCTACAACCCTCATCCCCGGCACAACAAGCCCAGCATCCACTCCCAGCATCCACGGCTTCGTTACCCGCGATCCCAACGGCATAACCAACCACATCGACATAATCCCGCACCGTACTTCCCGCAACCCAATGGGCATTTTCGCCTCCAACGACAACCACCTCCGCACCCTCGACATCGAAACCGACACCTTCATGTCCGACTACGATCTCTCCCGCGCCGTAAACTGCACCTCCACGTCACCAGATGGCCGTCTCCGCGTGGTAGTAGGTGACTCCCCAGATGCCCTCGTCATCGAAGCAGACACCGGCCGCCCCGTCCAGCCCCTCCGCGGCCACCGCGACTTCGGCTTCGCCTGCGCCTGGTCTCCCGATATGCTACACGTCGCGACAGGCAACCAAGACAAAACGACCATAATTTGGGACGCGCGCATGTGGAAACCCATCACCATGCTTTCCTCTGATATCTCCGGCTACCGGTCCCTACATTATTCCCCTGTCGGCGGCGGCCCGCGTACACTACTGATGACCGAACCCGCAGACCGGATTGCTATCGTGGACGCGCAGACGTACACCTCTCGGCAGGTGCATGATTTCTTCGGCGAGATTGCCGGCGCGGATTTCAGTCCCGATGGCGATGAGATCTGGGTTGCAAATTCTGATGATGTGTACGGTGGCTTTATGGAGTTTGAGAGACGGGTTTGGGGGAAGAGGGCTGAGGCTggggagagggagggagagtTGGGGGATGATGGAAGGTGTGTCGTTGGTAGTGCGAGGGAGAGGGGAATGAGGTTTCTGGGCGGTTTGAGTTGGGAGGAGTATGAGATGTTGTTACTTTAA
- a CDS encoding uncharacterized protein (COG:S;~EggNog:ENOG410PRYB), whose translation MSGYGYNGGGGGASDDYYGGGGRPSHGGGSSYGGGSSGGYGGPPQSSGYGGGDSYGGPSHSSGGYGGGDSYGGASGGYGGPPQSSGYGGGGSYGGPSYGGSSGGHGGPFHSSGGYGGGDSYGGASGGYGGPPQSSGYGGGGSYGGPSHGSSGGYGGGDSYGSSHGPSGGYGSSSGGYGGSSSHGHGRHDDDSDDDFNPALSHAQSGGSSGDSSLFSSALSFIKEQKKKKDYKNDEINDDEMVSAHQSLYGGGSDDRKHDSNSVGMGAAMQALKMFTSSDSGSGSGSSSSSGGMDKNKLIGLAMQQAGDLWEKKNSGGQASGDKQSAVNSAAEMALKMYMKSNGSGSQGTGGPSSSGASGLLSLASKFL comes from the exons ATGAGCGGATACGGCTAcaacggcggcggtggcggcgCCTCTGACGACTACTACGGCGGTGGTGGTCGTCCCTCGCACGGCGGCGGTAGTTCCTACGGTGGCGGTAGCTCTGGTGGCTACGGCGGTCCTCCCCAGTCGAGCGGATACGGCGGTGGTGACTCGTACGGGGGTCCTTCTCATAGTTCTGGCGGCTACGGCGGCGGTGACTCGTACGGCGGAGCATCTGGTGGCTACGGCGGTCCTCCTCAGTCGAGCGGATATGGCGGTGGTGGCTCCTACGGGGGTCCCTCGTATGGAGGTAGCTCCGGTGGTCACGGAGGTCCTTTTCACAGCTCTGGCGGCTACGGTGGCGGTGACTCGTACGGCGGAGCATCTGGTGGCTACGGCGGTCCTCCTCAGTCAAGCGGAtacggcggtggtggttcCTACGGAGGTCCTTCTCACGGCAGCTCTGGCGGCTACGGCGGCGGTGACTCGTACGGAAGCTCCCATGGTCCCAGCGGCGGCTACGGCAGCAGCTCCGGCGGCTATGGAGGCTCTTCCTCGCATGGCCACGGCCGCCATGATGACGACTCGGACGACGACTTCAACCCCGCGCTCTCGCACGCGCAGTCTGGCGGCTCCTCGGGTGACAGCAGCCTGTTCAGCAGCGCATTGTCCTTCATcaaggagcagaagaagaagaaggactacaaaAACGACGAGATCAATGATGATGAGATGGTTTCCGCGCACCAGTCGCTGTACGGCGGCGGGTCTGATGACCGCAAGCACGACTCGAACTCCGTCGGTATGGGCGCTGCCATGCAGGCGTTGAAGATGTTCACGTCTAGTGACTCTGGCTCGGGGTCGGGATCGAGCTCGAGCTCCGGCGgtatggataagaacaagtTGATTGGTCTTGCTATGCAGCAGGCTGGTGATCTgtgggagaagaagaactcTGGTGGTCAGGCT AGCGGCGACAAGCAATCCGCCGTCAACTCAGCCGCTGAGATGGCGCTGAAGATGTACATGAAGAGCAACGGCAGCGGCTCACAGGGTACCGGTGGCCCTAGCAGCTCTGGTGCTAGTGGTTTGTTGAGCTTGGCGAGCAAGTTCTTGTAA
- a CDS encoding uncharacterized protein (COG:S;~EggNog:ENOG410PNKJ;~InterPro:IPR036291,IPR008030), whose protein sequence is MATTVKKSRDHRGKWATRKPHSYLFSYCTIQRKDSQKLVPAVLQVVKTELNDEAGLTQAFREQDVFISAVGVPAFENEKIWLDVAIAASVKRIIPSEFTTNLESPLAIQLPVATEKVKARQYLTSKITSSSAPTT, encoded by the exons ATGGCTACTACTGTGAAAAAAAGTCGCGATCATCGGG GCAAGTGGGCTACTAGAAAGCCGCATAGCTATTTATTTAGTTATTGCACGATACAACGTAAAGACTCGCAGAAGCTGGTTCCCGCCGTACTACAGGTAGTCAAGACGGAACTCAACGATGAGGCCGGCTTGACTCAGGCTTTTCGGGAACAGGATGTTTTTATCAG CGCCGTCGGTGTACCAGCGTTTGAAAACGAGAAGATCTGGCTAGACGTTGCCATCGCTGCATCCGTGAAACGCATCATCCCCTCAGAATTCACCACAAACCTAGAATCTCCTCTAGCAATCCAGCTCCCCGTCGCAACCGAAAAGGTGAAAGCTCGCCAATACCTTACGTCGAAAATCACCAGCTCTTCCGCACCGACGACTTGA